In the Pseudorasbora parva isolate DD20220531a chromosome 23, ASM2467924v1, whole genome shotgun sequence genome, one interval contains:
- the rilpl1 gene encoding RILP-like protein 1 isoform X4 — MEDFGSALEKNVADLTVMDVYDIAAVVGQEFERIIDQYGCEALSRLMPKVVRVLEILEVLVSRNSISPETEELRLELDRLRLERMDRLEKEKKHKKELELVEDVWRGEAQDLLSQIAQLQEENKTLLNNLSVKECPMTEEDIQKQEGMTERERQVMKKLKEVVDKQRDEIRAKDRELTLKNEDVEALQQQLNRLMKINHDLRHKITVVEAQGKALIEQKVELEASGQARQQELGNLRQEVARLRERLKEQGKTNAETEEPVGPPSPAQEALCDDDMSTLDPKDPNRPRFTLQELRDVLHERNELKAKVFMLQEEIAYYKSEEQEEETGPTLPDPSTTFRPSSRSNFQPESGIKRLIFTAIMPMVAAGLIPDDPTLQPIRRLISLV, encoded by the exons ATGGAGGATTTCGGATCGGCGCTGGAGAAGAACGTGGCGGATCTGACCGTGATGGACGTGTACGATATCGCCGCTGTGGTGGGCCAGGAGTTCGAGCGCATTATCGATCAGTACGGATGCGAGGCGCTGTCCCGACTCATGCCCAAAGTGGTTCGGGTGCTGGAGATCCTGGAGGTTCTGGTGAGCCGGAACAGCATCAGTCCAGAGACCGAGGAGCTGCGTCTGGAGCTGGACCGGCTCCGACTGGAGCGGATGGATAGACTGGAGAAGGAGAAGAAACATAAAAAG gagCTAGAATTGGTGGAGGATGTGTGGAGGGGAGAAGCCCAGGATCTGTTGTCCCAGATCGCCCAGCTGCAGGAGGAAAACAAAACGCTGCTCAACAACCTGTCCGTCAAAGAGTGTCCGATGACGGAAGAGGATATACAGAAACAGGAAG GGATGACTGAGAGGGAGCGGCAGGTGATGAAGAAGCTGAAGGAAGTTGTAGATAAACAGCGAGACGAGATCCGCGCCAAAGACCGTGAGCTGACGCTCAAAAACGAGGATGTTGAAGCG CTCCAGCAGCAGTTGAACCGGCTGATGAAGATCAACCATGACCTGAGGCATAAGATCACGGTGGTGGAGGCCCAGGGTAAAGCCCTGATCGAGCAGAAGGTGGAGCTGGAGGCGTCTGGTCAGGCAAGACAGCAGGAGCTCGGCAACCTGCGACAGGAAGTGGCCCGTCTTCGGGAGCGACTGAAAGAGCAGGGCAAGACCAATGCTGAGACAGAGGAGCCTGTAGGGCCGCCCTCACCTGCACAG GAGGCGCTGTGTGATGATGACATGTCCACTCTAGATCCAAAAGACCCGAACCGCCCGCGATTCACCCTGCAAGAGCTGCGGGACGTCCTGCATGAGCGCAATGAGCTGAAAGCTAAAGTCTTCATGCTGCAGGAGGAAATCGCCTATTACAAAAG TGAAGAACAGGAGGAGGAAACAGGGCCGACCTTGCCAGACCCCTCAACCACCTTTCGGCCAAGCTCTCGCTCCAACTTTCAGCCCGAGTCAGGGATAAAACGACT GATTTTCACAGCCATTATGCCGATGGTGGCGGCTGGGTTGATTCCAGATGACCCCACTTTACAGCCAATCAGACGACTTATTTCCCTT GTTTAG
- the rilpl1 gene encoding RILP-like protein 1 isoform X3: MEDFGSALEKNVADLTVMDVYDIAAVVGQEFERIIDQYGCEALSRLMPKVVRVLEILEVLVSRNSISPETEELRLELDRLRLERMDRLEKEKKHKKELELVEDVWRGEAQDLLSQIAQLQEENKTLLNNLSVKECPMTEEDIQKQEGMTERERQVMKKLKEVVDKQRDEIRAKDRELTLKNEDVEALQQQLNRLMKINHDLRHKITVVEAQGKALIEQKVELEASGQARQQELGNLRQEVARLRERLKEQGKTNAETEEPVGPPSPAQEALCDDDMSTLDPKDPNRPRFTLQELRDVLHERNELKAKVFMLQEEIAYYKSEEQEEETGPTLPDPSTTFRPSSRSNFQPESGIKRLFSFFSRDKTRGSQRRMPQMGDGFGSWAGKDEVYTEQAQEALQHM, from the exons ATGGAGGATTTCGGATCGGCGCTGGAGAAGAACGTGGCGGATCTGACCGTGATGGACGTGTACGATATCGCCGCTGTGGTGGGCCAGGAGTTCGAGCGCATTATCGATCAGTACGGATGCGAGGCGCTGTCCCGACTCATGCCCAAAGTGGTTCGGGTGCTGGAGATCCTGGAGGTTCTGGTGAGCCGGAACAGCATCAGTCCAGAGACCGAGGAGCTGCGTCTGGAGCTGGACCGGCTCCGACTGGAGCGGATGGATAGACTGGAGAAGGAGAAGAAACATAAAAAG gagCTAGAATTGGTGGAGGATGTGTGGAGGGGAGAAGCCCAGGATCTGTTGTCCCAGATCGCCCAGCTGCAGGAGGAAAACAAAACGCTGCTCAACAACCTGTCCGTCAAAGAGTGTCCGATGACGGAAGAGGATATACAGAAACAGGAAG GGATGACTGAGAGGGAGCGGCAGGTGATGAAGAAGCTGAAGGAAGTTGTAGATAAACAGCGAGACGAGATCCGCGCCAAAGACCGTGAGCTGACGCTCAAAAACGAGGATGTTGAAGCG CTCCAGCAGCAGTTGAACCGGCTGATGAAGATCAACCATGACCTGAGGCATAAGATCACGGTGGTGGAGGCCCAGGGTAAAGCCCTGATCGAGCAGAAGGTGGAGCTGGAGGCGTCTGGTCAGGCAAGACAGCAGGAGCTCGGCAACCTGCGACAGGAAGTGGCCCGTCTTCGGGAGCGACTGAAAGAGCAGGGCAAGACCAATGCTGAGACAGAGGAGCCTGTAGGGCCGCCCTCACCTGCACAG GAGGCGCTGTGTGATGATGACATGTCCACTCTAGATCCAAAAGACCCGAACCGCCCGCGATTCACCCTGCAAGAGCTGCGGGACGTCCTGCATGAGCGCAATGAGCTGAAAGCTAAAGTCTTCATGCTGCAGGAGGAAATCGCCTATTACAAAAG TGAAGAACAGGAGGAGGAAACAGGGCCGACCTTGCCAGACCCCTCAACCACCTTTCGGCCAAGCTCTCGCTCCAACTTTCAGCCCGAGTCAGGGATAAAACGACT GTTTAGCTTCTTTTCCCGGGACAAAACCCGCGGCTCGCAGAGGAGGATGCCGCAGATGGGTGACGGCTTCGGCTCGTGGGCGGGGAAAGATGAGGTGTACACAGAACAGGCCCAGGAGGCATTACAGCACATGTAA
- the rilpl1 gene encoding RILP-like protein 1 isoform X1 encodes MEDFGSALEKNVADLTVMDVYDIAAVVGQEFERIIDQYGCEALSRLMPKVVRVLEILEVLVSRNSISPETEELRLELDRLRLERMDRLEKEKKHKKELELVEDVWRGEAQDLLSQIAQLQEENKTLLNNLSVKECPMTEEDIQKQEGMTERERQVMKKLKEVVDKQRDEIRAKDRELTLKNEDVEALQQQLNRLMKINHDLRHKITVVEAQGKALIEQKVELEASGQARQQELGNLRQEVARLRERLKEQGKTNAETEEPVGPPSPAQSTRATQSWGQDLASELLAGGLEIEEGPLHFIPCAGAPGALTDDSEEEKDDEEAAFLLEALCDDDMSTLDPKDPNRPRFTLQELRDVLHERNELKAKVFMLQEEIAYYKSEEQEEETGPTLPDPSTTFRPSSRSNFQPESGIKRLFSFFSRDKTRGSQRRMPQMGDGFGSWAGKDEVYTEQAQEALQHM; translated from the exons ATGGAGGATTTCGGATCGGCGCTGGAGAAGAACGTGGCGGATCTGACCGTGATGGACGTGTACGATATCGCCGCTGTGGTGGGCCAGGAGTTCGAGCGCATTATCGATCAGTACGGATGCGAGGCGCTGTCCCGACTCATGCCCAAAGTGGTTCGGGTGCTGGAGATCCTGGAGGTTCTGGTGAGCCGGAACAGCATCAGTCCAGAGACCGAGGAGCTGCGTCTGGAGCTGGACCGGCTCCGACTGGAGCGGATGGATAGACTGGAGAAGGAGAAGAAACATAAAAAG gagCTAGAATTGGTGGAGGATGTGTGGAGGGGAGAAGCCCAGGATCTGTTGTCCCAGATCGCCCAGCTGCAGGAGGAAAACAAAACGCTGCTCAACAACCTGTCCGTCAAAGAGTGTCCGATGACGGAAGAGGATATACAGAAACAGGAAG GGATGACTGAGAGGGAGCGGCAGGTGATGAAGAAGCTGAAGGAAGTTGTAGATAAACAGCGAGACGAGATCCGCGCCAAAGACCGTGAGCTGACGCTCAAAAACGAGGATGTTGAAGCG CTCCAGCAGCAGTTGAACCGGCTGATGAAGATCAACCATGACCTGAGGCATAAGATCACGGTGGTGGAGGCCCAGGGTAAAGCCCTGATCGAGCAGAAGGTGGAGCTGGAGGCGTCTGGTCAGGCAAGACAGCAGGAGCTCGGCAACCTGCGACAGGAAGTGGCCCGTCTTCGGGAGCGACTGAAAGAGCAGGGCAAGACCAATGCTGAGACAGAGGAGCCTGTAGGGCCGCCCTCACCTGCACAG TCGACTAGAGCGACCCAGTCCTGGGGTCAGGATTTAGCTTCTGAGCTCCTTGCTGGGGGCCTGGAGATAGAGGAAGGTCCCCTCCATTTCATCCCCTGTGCAGGGGCCCCGGGAGCCCTTACAGATGACAGTGAGGAGGAGAAGGATGACGAAGAGGCTGCGTTTTTATTG GAGGCGCTGTGTGATGATGACATGTCCACTCTAGATCCAAAAGACCCGAACCGCCCGCGATTCACCCTGCAAGAGCTGCGGGACGTCCTGCATGAGCGCAATGAGCTGAAAGCTAAAGTCTTCATGCTGCAGGAGGAAATCGCCTATTACAAAAG TGAAGAACAGGAGGAGGAAACAGGGCCGACCTTGCCAGACCCCTCAACCACCTTTCGGCCAAGCTCTCGCTCCAACTTTCAGCCCGAGTCAGGGATAAAACGACT GTTTAGCTTCTTTTCCCGGGACAAAACCCGCGGCTCGCAGAGGAGGATGCCGCAGATGGGTGACGGCTTCGGCTCGTGGGCGGGGAAAGATGAGGTGTACACAGAACAGGCCCAGGAGGCATTACAGCACATGTAA
- the rilpl1 gene encoding RILP-like protein 1 isoform X2, producing the protein MEDFGSALEKNVADLTVMDVYDIAAVVGQEFERIIDQYGCEALSRLMPKVVRVLEILEVLVSRNSISPETEELRLELDRLRLERMDRLEKEKKHKKELELVEDVWRGEAQDLLSQIAQLQEENKTLLNNLSVKECPMTEEDIQKQEGMTERERQVMKKLKEVVDKQRDEIRAKDRELTLKNEDVEALQQQLNRLMKINHDLRHKITVVEAQGKALIEQKVELEASGQARQQELGNLRQEVARLRERLKEQGKTNAETEEPVGPPSPAQSTRATQSWGQDLASELLAGGLEIEEGPLHFIPCAGAPGALTDDSEEEKDDEEAAFLLEALCDDDMSTLDPKDPNRPRFTLQELRDVLHERNELKAKVFMLQEEIAYYKSEEQEEETGPTLPDPSTTFRPSSRSNFQPESGIKRLIFTAIMPMVAAGLIPDDPTLQPIRRLISLV; encoded by the exons ATGGAGGATTTCGGATCGGCGCTGGAGAAGAACGTGGCGGATCTGACCGTGATGGACGTGTACGATATCGCCGCTGTGGTGGGCCAGGAGTTCGAGCGCATTATCGATCAGTACGGATGCGAGGCGCTGTCCCGACTCATGCCCAAAGTGGTTCGGGTGCTGGAGATCCTGGAGGTTCTGGTGAGCCGGAACAGCATCAGTCCAGAGACCGAGGAGCTGCGTCTGGAGCTGGACCGGCTCCGACTGGAGCGGATGGATAGACTGGAGAAGGAGAAGAAACATAAAAAG gagCTAGAATTGGTGGAGGATGTGTGGAGGGGAGAAGCCCAGGATCTGTTGTCCCAGATCGCCCAGCTGCAGGAGGAAAACAAAACGCTGCTCAACAACCTGTCCGTCAAAGAGTGTCCGATGACGGAAGAGGATATACAGAAACAGGAAG GGATGACTGAGAGGGAGCGGCAGGTGATGAAGAAGCTGAAGGAAGTTGTAGATAAACAGCGAGACGAGATCCGCGCCAAAGACCGTGAGCTGACGCTCAAAAACGAGGATGTTGAAGCG CTCCAGCAGCAGTTGAACCGGCTGATGAAGATCAACCATGACCTGAGGCATAAGATCACGGTGGTGGAGGCCCAGGGTAAAGCCCTGATCGAGCAGAAGGTGGAGCTGGAGGCGTCTGGTCAGGCAAGACAGCAGGAGCTCGGCAACCTGCGACAGGAAGTGGCCCGTCTTCGGGAGCGACTGAAAGAGCAGGGCAAGACCAATGCTGAGACAGAGGAGCCTGTAGGGCCGCCCTCACCTGCACAG TCGACTAGAGCGACCCAGTCCTGGGGTCAGGATTTAGCTTCTGAGCTCCTTGCTGGGGGCCTGGAGATAGAGGAAGGTCCCCTCCATTTCATCCCCTGTGCAGGGGCCCCGGGAGCCCTTACAGATGACAGTGAGGAGGAGAAGGATGACGAAGAGGCTGCGTTTTTATTG GAGGCGCTGTGTGATGATGACATGTCCACTCTAGATCCAAAAGACCCGAACCGCCCGCGATTCACCCTGCAAGAGCTGCGGGACGTCCTGCATGAGCGCAATGAGCTGAAAGCTAAAGTCTTCATGCTGCAGGAGGAAATCGCCTATTACAAAAG TGAAGAACAGGAGGAGGAAACAGGGCCGACCTTGCCAGACCCCTCAACCACCTTTCGGCCAAGCTCTCGCTCCAACTTTCAGCCCGAGTCAGGGATAAAACGACT GATTTTCACAGCCATTATGCCGATGGTGGCGGCTGGGTTGATTCCAGATGACCCCACTTTACAGCCAATCAGACGACTTATTTCCCTT GTTTAG
- the snrnp35 gene encoding U11/U12 small nuclear ribonucleoprotein 35 kDa protein, with protein sequence MSGDVSDRARPVEQHSRNFHTESLRRRTRKMMSEWSPVAKVYDPLKAGSIDGTDVEPHDRAVWRGMLARYQPNKGVIGDPHLTLFVARLNPQTTEDKLQEVFSKFGDIRRVRLVRDIVTGFSKRYAFIEYKEERSVKRAWRDANKLVVDQYELFVDFEQERTLQGWIPRRLGGGQGGKKESGQLRFGGRDRPFRKPINLTSMMPQNRSADRWDPSSGREERQRDQEQDREQGRWRERKNDWDRGNDRNDRGYYKEKRDCKHDRDRSREKDSNRKEDRRHRDSFRERE encoded by the exons atGTCCGGTGACGTCAGCGACAGGGCCCGGCCCGTCGAACAGCACAGCCGAAATTTCCACACGGAGAGTTTAAGACGGCGCACCCGCAAG ATGATGAGCGAGTGGAGTCCTGTGGCGAAGGTTTACGACCCCCTCAAAGCGGGCAGTATCGATGGCACGGATGTGGAACCCCATGACAGAGCCGTGTGGAGGGGCATGCTGGCCCGCTACCAGCCTAACAAGGGTGTGATCGGTGACCCTCACCTCACGCTTTTTGTGGCACGCCTGAATCCACAGACGACTGAGGACAAGCTCCAAGAAGTCTTCTCCAAATTTGGAGACATCCGCAGGGTGCGTCTGGTCCGAGACATTGTGACGGGTTTCTCCAAGCGTTACGCTTTCATCGAGTACAAGGAGGAGCGTTCGGTGAAGAGAGCCTGGAGAGACGCCAACAAGCTGGTCGTGGACCAGTACGAGCTCTTTGTGGACTTTGAGCAAGAGCGCACGCTCCAGGGATGGATTCCACGCCGACTCGGAGGAGGCCAAGGCGGCAAGAAGGAATCCGGTCAGCTGAGGTTCGGAGGCAGGGACAGACCTTTCCGGAAGCCCATCAATCTGACATCCATGATGCCTCAGAACCGATCAGCAGATAGATGGGATCCTTCAAGCGGGAGGGAGGAAAGGCAAAGAGACCAAGAGCAAGATAGGGAACAGGGACGATGGCGGGAGAGGAAAAACGACTGGGATAGAGGGAATGATCGGAATGATAGAGGTTACTACAAAGAGAAAAGGGACTGTAAACATGACCGGGACAGAAGCCGAGAGAAAGACTCCAACAGAAAGGAAGACCGGCGACACAGAGACTCTTTCAGAGAACGAGAATAA
- the kmt5aa gene encoding N-lysine methyltransferase KMT5A-A yields the protein MNGDVICNGHSPFHHLLKHRRSPHHEAITVKLIQDGKTWKHGEPRRGSAVNGEFILPKTAVNEELQHSVLRAEEQTRQLHCTASYIHASSAIASPNQRKRPSRKLKVKKSTQRIADTKNHQCRKVTDYFPIRRSSRKSKSELKCEEKRHIDMLITNGIENGMMVRYIEGKGRGVFATQKFQKGQYVVEYHGDLLQITDAKKREALYAQDPATGCYMYYFQYLSKTYCVDATKESDRLGRLINHSKNGNCQTKLHDINGIPHLILVASRDIQEGEELLYDYGDRSKSSIEAHPWLKH from the exons ATGAACGGG GACGTCATATGCAACGGACACTCGCCATTTCACCATCTCTTAAAGCACCGCAGATCACCGCATCATGAAGCGATCACCGTCAAACTCATCCAGGACGGGAAAACTTGGAAGCATGGAGAGC CCAGGCGAGGCAGTGCTGTAAACGGTGAGTTCATCCTCCCAAAAACGGCTGTGAATGAAGAGCTGCAGCACTCGGTGCTCAGAGCAGAGGAGCAGACACGTCAACTGCACTGCACGGCATCATATATCCACGCCAGCAGTGCCATCGCTTCCCCCAATCAGAGGAAACGGCCCTCTCGCAAACTTAAAGTAAAGAAGTCCACACAGAGAAT TGCTGATACCAAGAACCATCAATGCCGAAAGGTTACAGATTACTTTCCCATCAGAAGAAGCTCCAGAAAAAGCAAAAGCGAACTGAAG TGTGAAGAGAAGAGGCACATAGACATGCTGATCACAAACGGGATTGAGAATGGAATGATG GTCAGGTACATTGAAGGAAAGGGCAGGGGAGTTTTTGCCACACAGAAGTTCCAGAAAGGGCAGTATGTAGTGGAGTACCATGGAGATCTGCTCCAGATCACAGACGCCAAAAAAAGGGAGGCTTTATATGCACAAGATCCGGCCACTGGCTGCTACATGTATTACTTCCAGTATCTCAGCAAAACGTATTG CGTGGACGCCACGAAAGAGTCGGATCGATTGGGAAGGCTCATCAACCACAGTAAAAATGGCAACTGTCAAACCAAACTCCATGACATTAATGGAATACCTCATCTTATCCTCGTGGCCTCCAGAGACATCCAGGAAGGAGAAGAGCTCCTTTACGACTACGGCGACCGCAGTAAATCTTCGATAGAAGCTCATCCGTGGCTAAAGCATTAA